A region from the Pelobates fuscus isolate aPelFus1 chromosome 1, aPelFus1.pri, whole genome shotgun sequence genome encodes:
- the KLHDC8A gene encoding kelch domain-containing protein 8A translates to MEVPCAKDFHWQTLAPLSSPRVYCSLAEAGGQIFAIGGCDDAGNPMNTFEVFSPEANQWSSLAPMPSARAGVSVVALGKRIMVVGGVGENQTPLKVVEVYNIDEGKWKKKSSLREPAMGISITARDCRVYAAGGMGSDLRPHCFLQQYDMLKDIWVYLAPMPTPRYGATSFLRGTKIYVLGGRQSKYAVSAFEVFDLETRSWTKFPSIPNKRAYSRYILSDGSLYSLGGLRQGGTYRRPKFTKTVDIFDMEQGGWMKTERSCFLKKRRADFVAGSINGRVVVAGGLGNQPTVLETAEIFHPVKNRWESINSMPTPRCACASIVLKNRLYAIGGVNQGPSTAVEMLSLMET, encoded by the exons ATGGAGGTGCCTTGCGCCAAAGACTTCCACTGGCAGACACTGGCACCTCTATCCTCTCCCCGTGTATACTGCTCATTGGCAGAGGCTGGAGGGCAAATCTTTGCCATAGGAGGATGTGATGATGCAGGAAATCCAATGAACACCTTTGAAGTATTTTCTCCGGAAGCCAACCAATGGAGCAGCCTTGCACCCATGCCATCTGCGAGGGCTGGTGTCTCTGTAGTAGCTCTTGGCAAAAGGATCATGGTAGTTGGTGGGGTAGGAGAAAACCAGACACCCCTGAAAGTGGTAGAAGTGTACAACATTGACGAAGGCAAGTGGAAAAAGAAAAGTTCCCTTCGTGAGCCAGCCATGGGCATATCAATTACTGCAAGAG ATTGCAGGGTCTATGCTGCAGGCGGGATGGGTTCAGATCTGCGTCCACACTGTTTCCTTCAGCaatatgacatgttaaaagaCATATGGGTTTACCTGGCACCGATGCCCACACCTCGATATGGCGCCACTTCCTTCCTGCGTGGGACCAAGATCTATGTACTGG GTGGCCGCCAGTCCAAATACGCTGTGAGCGCATTTGAGGTTTTTGACCTTGAGACACGTTCCTGGACCAAGTTTCCTAGCATTCCCAACAAGAGGGCCTATTCTCGATACATTCTCAGTGACGGGTCACTCTACAGCTTAGGGGGGCTGCGACAAGGAGGTACCTACCGCAGGCCAAAGTTTACAAAGACCGTGGATATTTTCGACATGGAACAGG GAGGCTGGATGAAGACCGAACGTTCATGCTTTTTAAAGAAAAGGAGGGCTGATTTTGTCGCTGGCTCAATAAATGGGAGAGTTGTAGTAGCAGGAGGTCTTG GTAACCAGCCGACAGTTTTGGAAACAGCAGAGATTTTCCATCCTGTGAAAAATCGCTGGGAGAGTATAAACTCAATGCCTACTCCACGCTGTGCATGTGCCAGCATTGTCTTAAAGAACAGACTGTACGCTATTGGTGGTGTGAACCAAGGTCCGAGCACGGCAGTGGAGATGTTGAGCTTGATGGAGACGTGA